A stretch of the Solanum dulcamara chromosome 6, daSolDulc1.2, whole genome shotgun sequence genome encodes the following:
- the LOC129892333 gene encoding zinc finger BED domain-containing protein DAYSLEEPER-like isoform X1 yields the protein MTIIEEKHIQDLNIKAMSMEMETKFQNYWQEDYSSIASMAVVLDPRYKLKLMILASPNLIHSLAMKSRGRGEVEMVAEMVDDMEEYDIFESQSELDLEKTQLDSYLQEPVLVRKGNEDLDVLKFWRDNRIKYSELSLMAHDLLSISITTIASESAFSIGGRVIGKYRSSILPENAEAKLCSRDWLYGHQASTDSEEEDDIAIDVDKIVTEIFN from the exons ATGACGATAATCGAAGAGAAGCATATCCAGGATCTTAATATCAAGGCAATGTCAATGGAAATGGAAACTAAGTTTCAAAATTATTGGCAAGAAGACTACAGTTCGATTGCTTCAATGGCGGTAGTCCTTGATCCTCGGTACAAGTTAAAACTTATGATTCTTGCTTCACCAAACTTGATCCACTCACTTGCAATGAAAAG TCGTGGTAGAGGTGAAGTTGAAATGGTGGCTGAAATGGTGGATGATATGGAagaatatgatatttttgaaaGCCAATCGGAACTTGATTTAGAAAAGACACAGCTAGATTCCTACTTGCAAGAGCCCGTGTTGGTTCGCAAAGGAAATGAAGATTTGGACGTACTTAAATTTTGGAGAGATAATAGAATTAAATATTCAGAACTTTCATTGATGGCACATGATTTGTTAAGTATTTCTATCACCACTATTGCATCTGAGTCTGCTTTTAGCATTGGAGGTCGTGTTATTGGTAAATATCGAAGTTCAATTTTACCTGAGAATGCAGAAGCAAAGTTATGTTCGCGAGATTGGCTTTATGGTCATCAAG CTTCTACTGACTCTGAAGAGGAAGATGACATTGCAATAGATGTGGATAAAATTGTGACTGAAATATTTAATTAG
- the LOC129892333 gene encoding zinc finger BED domain-containing protein DAYSLEEPER-like isoform X2 codes for MSMEMETKFQNYWQEDYSSIASMAVVLDPRYKLKLMILASPNLIHSLAMKSRGRGEVEMVAEMVDDMEEYDIFESQSELDLEKTQLDSYLQEPVLVRKGNEDLDVLKFWRDNRIKYSELSLMAHDLLSISITTIASESAFSIGGRVIGKYRSSILPENAEAKLCSRDWLYGHQASTDSEEEDDIAIDVDKIVTEIFN; via the exons ATGTCAATGGAAATGGAAACTAAGTTTCAAAATTATTGGCAAGAAGACTACAGTTCGATTGCTTCAATGGCGGTAGTCCTTGATCCTCGGTACAAGTTAAAACTTATGATTCTTGCTTCACCAAACTTGATCCACTCACTTGCAATGAAAAG TCGTGGTAGAGGTGAAGTTGAAATGGTGGCTGAAATGGTGGATGATATGGAagaatatgatatttttgaaaGCCAATCGGAACTTGATTTAGAAAAGACACAGCTAGATTCCTACTTGCAAGAGCCCGTGTTGGTTCGCAAAGGAAATGAAGATTTGGACGTACTTAAATTTTGGAGAGATAATAGAATTAAATATTCAGAACTTTCATTGATGGCACATGATTTGTTAAGTATTTCTATCACCACTATTGCATCTGAGTCTGCTTTTAGCATTGGAGGTCGTGTTATTGGTAAATATCGAAGTTCAATTTTACCTGAGAATGCAGAAGCAAAGTTATGTTCGCGAGATTGGCTTTATGGTCATCAAG CTTCTACTGACTCTGAAGAGGAAGATGACATTGCAATAGATGTGGATAAAATTGTGACTGAAATATTTAATTAG
- the LOC129892100 gene encoding uncharacterized protein LOC129892100, translating to MDELRESQAEKVQEALDMGEVETGKGFYQESGIARAADTHWGSHYKSFKKFISMFGSITNVLDTIIVDSESIEEKAKATRYLKVCQTFEIAFILHLMRDILAFTNELNESLQKKEQDIANAILLVKVVKRRLQNLRNEE from the coding sequence ATGGATGAACTTCGAGAATCTCAAGCAGAAAAAGTTCAAGAGGCACTAGATATGGGTGAGGTTGAAACTGGTAAAGGCTTCTATCAAGAAAGTGGTATTGCTAGAGCTGCTGATACTCACTGGGGTTCACACTATAAATCTTTTAAGAAGTTTATTAGTATGTTTGGCTCTATTACAAATGTTCTTGATACTATTATTGTTGATTCTGAATCCATTGAAGAAAAAGCTAAGGCAACAAGATATCTTAAGGTTTGTCAAACATTTGAGATTGCTTTCATATTGCACTTAATGAGAGATATTTTAGCGTTCACAAATGAGCTTAATGAGTCCTTACAGAAGAAAGAACAAGATATTGCAAATGCCATTCTACTTGTTAAAGTGGTGAAGAGACGATTGCAAAATCTAAGGAATGAAGAATGA